The Corynebacterium halotolerans YIM 70093 = DSM 44683 region ACACAGGTACACCGAGGCGTGTCCCTCGCGGACGGGGACGAAGTCGCGGAGCGTGCGGGTGCCGGTGTCGAAGATGCGTAGTGTCACGCCTGCCAGTCTAGACGAGGCCATGGACACCGCCTGCCGCGGTGGCCGCCCCGGCCGGGGCGGTTACTGCGCGTCATCGACCGGCAGACCGTCGTGACCCTGCCAGGACGGGCGGTGGGCCTCGATGTAGCGGTAGTAGTCCTTCTCGCTCAGCAGGGCGCCGGCCTCCTCGTCGACGATGACCGTCGCCCGCGGGTGAAGCTGCAGCGACGAGGCCGGGACCGCGGCGGTCAACGGCCCCTCGGCCAGCTTCTTCACGGCCTCCGCCTTGCCGACGCCCGTGGCCAGCAGCACCGCGTGCCGCGAACGCAGGATGGTGCCCAGCCCCTGGGTCAGGGCGTGGGTGGGCACCTCGTCCTCGGAGTCGAAGAAGCGGGCGTTGTCCGCCACGGTCTGCGGGTGCAGGGTCTCCATGCGGGTCGTCGAGCTCAGCGAGGTCGCCGGCTCGTTGAAACCGATGTGGCCGTTGGTGCCGATCCCCAGCAGCTGGACGTCGACCCCGCCGGCGTCGGTGATCGCGCGCTCGTAGCGCTCTGCGGCCTCCCAGGGCCTCGGATCCGTGCCCTCGGGACTG contains the following coding sequences:
- the nagB gene encoding glucosamine-6-phosphate deaminase encodes the protein MEILIRPTPDEVAATAADILSAHIRRGAVLGLATGSTPLATYRELIDRHRRGELSFAGCRAFLLDEYIGLPPGHVQSYHHTIRNEFTSHIDIDDAAVHSPEGTDPRPWEAAERYERAITDAGGVDVQLLGIGTNGHIGFNEPATSLSSTTRMETLHPQTVADNARFFDSEDEVPTHALTQGLGTILRSRHAVLLATGVGKAEAVKKLAEGPLTAAVPASSLQLHPRATVIVDEEAGALLSEKDYYRYIEAHRPSWQGHDGLPVDDAQ